From a region of the Tursiops truncatus isolate mTurTru1 chromosome 2, mTurTru1.mat.Y, whole genome shotgun sequence genome:
- the SLC25A29 gene encoding mitochondrial basic amino acids transporter isoform X2, translated as MALDFLAGCAGGVAGVLVGHPFDTVKVRLQVQSVEKPQYRGTLHCFQAIIKQEGVLGLYRGLGSPLLGLTFINALVFGVQGNTLRALGRDSPLNQFLAGAAAGAIQCVICCPMELAKTRLQLQEAGPARTYRGPLDCLAQVYRREGLRGVNRGMVSTLLRETPSFGVYFLTYDTLTRALGCEPGDRLLVPKLLLAGGTSGIASWLSTYPLDVVKSRLQADGLRGAPRYRGILDCVRQSYRAEGWRVFTRGLASTLLRAFPVNAATFATVTVVLSYARGEEARPEGDAVPAAPAGPALAQPSSL; from the exons GTGCGGCTCCAGGTCCAGAGCGTGGAGAAGCCGCAGTACCGAGGGACCTTGCACTGCTTCCAAGCCATCATCAAGCAGGAAGGC GTGCTGGGCCTGTACCGCGGCCTGGGCTCGCCCCTCCTGGGGCTCACCTTCATCAACGCGCTGGTGTTCGGCGTGCAGGGCAACACCCTCCGGGCCCTGGGCCGGGACTCGCCGCTGAACCAGTTCCTGGCGGGCGCGGCGGCGGGCGCCATCCAGTGTGTCATCTGCTGCCCCATGGAGCTGGCCAAGACGCGGCTGCAGCTGCAGGAGGCGGGGCCGGCCCGCACCTACCGCGGGCCCCTGGACTGCCTGGCGCAGGTCTACCGGCGGGAGGGCCTGCGCGGCGTCAACCGGGGCATGGTGTCCACGCTGCTGCGCGAGACCCCCAGCTTCGGCGTCTACTTCCTCACCTACGACACGCTGACACGCGCGCTGGGCTGCGAGCCGGGCGACCGCCTGCTGGTGCCCAAGCTGCTGCTGGCGGGCGGCACGTCGGGCATCGCGTCCTGGCTCTCCACCTACCCCTTGGACGTGGTCAAGTCGCGGCTGCAGGCTGACGGGCTGCGGGGCGCCCCACGCTACCGGGGCATCCTCGACTGCGTGCGCCAGAGCTACCGCGCCGAGGGCTGGCGCGTCTTCACGCGCGGGCTGGCCTCCACGCTGCTGCGCGCCTTCCCCGTCAACGCCGCCACCTTCGCCACCGTCACCGTGGTGCTCAGCTACGCGCGCGGCGAGGAGGCCCGGCCCGAGGGCGATGCCGTGCCCGCCGCCCCGGCGGGGCCCGCCTTGGCCCAGCCCTCCAGCCTGTGA
- the SLC25A29 gene encoding mitochondrial basic amino acids transporter isoform X1 — protein sequence MFVTHTARRTLTGVAGVLVGHPFDTVKVRLQVQSVEKPQYRGTLHCFQAIIKQEGVLGLYRGLGSPLLGLTFINALVFGVQGNTLRALGRDSPLNQFLAGAAAGAIQCVICCPMELAKTRLQLQEAGPARTYRGPLDCLAQVYRREGLRGVNRGMVSTLLRETPSFGVYFLTYDTLTRALGCEPGDRLLVPKLLLAGGTSGIASWLSTYPLDVVKSRLQADGLRGAPRYRGILDCVRQSYRAEGWRVFTRGLASTLLRAFPVNAATFATVTVVLSYARGEEARPEGDAVPAAPAGPALAQPSSL from the exons GTGCGGCTCCAGGTCCAGAGCGTGGAGAAGCCGCAGTACCGAGGGACCTTGCACTGCTTCCAAGCCATCATCAAGCAGGAAGGC GTGCTGGGCCTGTACCGCGGCCTGGGCTCGCCCCTCCTGGGGCTCACCTTCATCAACGCGCTGGTGTTCGGCGTGCAGGGCAACACCCTCCGGGCCCTGGGCCGGGACTCGCCGCTGAACCAGTTCCTGGCGGGCGCGGCGGCGGGCGCCATCCAGTGTGTCATCTGCTGCCCCATGGAGCTGGCCAAGACGCGGCTGCAGCTGCAGGAGGCGGGGCCGGCCCGCACCTACCGCGGGCCCCTGGACTGCCTGGCGCAGGTCTACCGGCGGGAGGGCCTGCGCGGCGTCAACCGGGGCATGGTGTCCACGCTGCTGCGCGAGACCCCCAGCTTCGGCGTCTACTTCCTCACCTACGACACGCTGACACGCGCGCTGGGCTGCGAGCCGGGCGACCGCCTGCTGGTGCCCAAGCTGCTGCTGGCGGGCGGCACGTCGGGCATCGCGTCCTGGCTCTCCACCTACCCCTTGGACGTGGTCAAGTCGCGGCTGCAGGCTGACGGGCTGCGGGGCGCCCCACGCTACCGGGGCATCCTCGACTGCGTGCGCCAGAGCTACCGCGCCGAGGGCTGGCGCGTCTTCACGCGCGGGCTGGCCTCCACGCTGCTGCGCGCCTTCCCCGTCAACGCCGCCACCTTCGCCACCGTCACCGTGGTGCTCAGCTACGCGCGCGGCGAGGAGGCCCGGCCCGAGGGCGATGCCGTGCCCGCCGCCCCGGCGGGGCCCGCCTTGGCCCAGCCCTCCAGCCTGTGA